In Mucinivorans hirudinis, the DNA window CTGCTCCGGGCGGAATCGACAACTACTATTACTATGTTTTCGGCCACGTTCAAAATAAATCACCCGAACAAAACGGTCTGAACCCATTTGGACAGATTTATAGCGGTACAACCGACAACCCTCTAGCAGAAATGTCGGCGGACGGTGGTTACCACAAACGTTCCGCAACTCGTTTGCGCGGTCAATTAGAACTAAATTGGGCGCTTCCTTGGGTCGAAGGTCTTGAGCTTCGTGCTACCGGCAACTACTCTGCCAACTTCCAAGCGGACAAGAGTTGGAATGCCTCAACTCCGGTGTATGACTGGCAGGGCAAACTCTCGCCCGCCGCGCCGATGAGCCTGAGTAAATCATCGAGCCGTTCTTATCAGTATACACTCCAATACTTCGGTAGCTACCGTCGTAAATTTGACGATAAGCACGACGTAGATGTTACGGCTGGTTACGAGGCTAGTTATGGTTGGGGCGAAAGTCTTTTGGCAGCACGTAGCGGATTCCTTATCCCCATTGACCAAATGTCATCCGGTCCGGCATCATCACAGACCAACGGTAGTGGCGAGGGCGTAAGTATTGCAAATGCAGGCTATATCGGACGTGCAAAATATATCTACGATGACCGTTACCTTGCCGAGGTTACTATGCGTTACGACGGTAGCGACCTCTTCCCACCCGACAAACGTTGGGGTCTGTTCTACTCCGGTTCGTTGGCTTGGACTATCTCGAACGAGAAGTTCTTCCAAAACTCCAAATTGGCAAGTGTCGTAAACTTCCTCAAATTGCGTGCCTCTTACGGACAGACAGGTCTAGTCCACCTTGATGGTAACGGCAACCCTATCCGTTGGGAATACCTCTCCTCTTACGGATATAATGCAAATGGTTACATAATCGACGGTAAGATTTACCCAATTTTCGGCGAAGGCGCGCTCCCAAGCCCAGATATTACTTGGTATCAACGCAATACACTTGACTACGGTCTCGATTTCGAATTATTGCAAGGTCGCCTCAAAGGTTCGGTAGACTACTTCTATATGGTTACCAAAAATTACCTTGCCTCTCCCTCGGCAACAAGCTATACCTCTCCTTTGGGTATCTCACTTCCTACTGTGCTTTCTAAAGGTGAGCACCGTCGTGAGGGATTCGATTTCAGCCTTTCTTGGAATGACAATCTGGCAGACTTCACATATAACGTAGGTATGAACTTTACATACTTCGACCAACTCAATGCCGTAAACTGGTCTGAATCCGAAGCAAGTATCAAGAATCCATACAAACGTACCACTCAACAGACCGGCTATTGGGGTACAGGTTACAAGAGCTTAGGTTTTTATACAAGCTCAGAGGATGTGATGAACAACCCTCGCCGTATTGTGAACAACCTGCTTCCGGGAGACTTGAACTATGCTGACCTCAACGGCGATGGTAATGTGGATGGTGAAGACCAATGGCGTATCGGTAAGAGCAGCTTCCCACGCGCAAACTACGGTATCTTCCTCAACCTCGGTTACAAGGGAGCATTCCTAAACATTCTCTTCCAAGGTGCTTCGCGCCGCGACATTCAAATTGCAGCTGACCTTCGCTCGGGTGTGGGTGCTCAAAACCGCTTTATCTATGGCTACCAACTCGACTTCTGGACGCCGGACAATCAAGGTGCTAAATATCCTCGCTTGCAGAATTCCAACAAGTTCGACAATGCAAACCACAATGTCAGCCCCGCATCTGACTTCTGGAATGTTAATGCTGCATATTTCCGCCTGAAAACGGTCGAGCTGGGCTATGACTTCAAAAAGGTGCTATTGAACAACGCTAAGTGGATATCTAACCTTCGTTTATCATTGAGCGGTAATAATGTATTCACAATATCTGATGCCGTTAAGTATGGTTACGACCCCGAGACGGCAAGTACTGCCGGATACGGTTATCCTGTCGTTCGTACTTATGCAATGAGGCTTAGTCTCGGATTTTAATAATGAAAAAGACAATGAAAAGAACAAAAATAAAAATTATTGCTCTGCTTGGGCTTGCATTGACCTTGGGTGCGTGTAACCATATTATGGATACTCAACCGAGCACGTCATACAGCGAAAGCATCGTATGGAGCAACCGCACTACGGCAAACTCATTTGTTTACAACGTATATGGCAGCGTTTTTGGCGGCTATATAGGGATGAGTAACAGTATGTACTGGGAAGACCGTACTCCGAATGGCATCTCTACTGTGGATGGTATGAGCCAAAACTGGTTCAACCAAAATAACTATCAAAGCGACCAAGACTTCGTTGGCGTCTTCGGCAGTTACGGAACTGTTCGTGCAATTAATATGATTATCGAAAAGGCACAGGAATACAAGGGCAAAGGTCTCTCTGATGTAGATACCAAAGAGCTTGTTGCCGAAGGCAAATTCCTGCGGGCGATGCACTACTACCGCCAGGCACGTGCCATTGGACGCATTGTCTATATCGACAAGGTGCTCTCGCCTGCCGATACTGCGGGTGACGGTCTGAAAAAGTATGTACTCACAAAAACGGTTGATGAGAGCTATGATTTGATTATAAAAGACCTTGAAGAGGCAATGGCAGATATGACAACCATCAAGGTTCAGGGACGTGCAAACAAATGGGCTGCATATGCTTTGATGACCGAGGTGAGTTTGACTGCTGCCGCTTATGTTCCCGCCAAGGCAACTACCTATCTAAACAAGGGTCTTGCAGCGGGTAA includes these proteins:
- a CDS encoding SusC/RagA family TonB-linked outer membrane protein; translation: MNKILQKFSTRGSNLPYRFATVVFALIMSLAANNAAFAQTLKVTGKVTDINNEPIIGATVSVKGTNNATMTDVSGNFAIDKVPSNGVLLFTYVGYNNKEAAVEGRKEINMVMEESVIGLDNVIVIGYGKTTQRNLASSVSTIKAEAIVGTPVTNITQGLAGRASGLIVVGNGGGINQKDNISIRGGGTPLIVINGVISSYNDFALINSEDIASLNILKDAAATAVYGAIGGDGAIVITTKTGRGKTTFNVTADFMLTQPTLLEGKLDSYQRAVAMNNLQDMYGLAPTYSQDQLNKYLDGSDPLNYGNFDWQKAALNTFAPQQKYNITAQGGDENNNYYLSLGILDQGTIFKANTNDQQRYNFRFAQNSYINEIGLRISPSIEGYQEETRAPLNTTAPGGIDNYYYYVFGHVQNKSPEQNGLNPFGQIYSGTTDNPLAEMSADGGYHKRSATRLRGQLELNWALPWVEGLELRATGNYSANFQADKSWNASTPVYDWQGKLSPAAPMSLSKSSSRSYQYTLQYFGSYRRKFDDKHDVDVTAGYEASYGWGESLLAARSGFLIPIDQMSSGPASSQTNGSGEGVSIANAGYIGRAKYIYDDRYLAEVTMRYDGSDLFPPDKRWGLFYSGSLAWTISNEKFFQNSKLASVVNFLKLRASYGQTGLVHLDGNGNPIRWEYLSSYGYNANGYIIDGKIYPIFGEGALPSPDITWYQRNTLDYGLDFELLQGRLKGSVDYFYMVTKNYLASPSATSYTSPLGISLPTVLSKGEHRREGFDFSLSWNDNLADFTYNVGMNFTYFDQLNAVNWSESEASIKNPYKRTTQQTGYWGTGYKSLGFYTSSEDVMNNPRRIVNNLLPGDLNYADLNGDGNVDGEDQWRIGKSSFPRANYGIFLNLGYKGAFLNILFQGASRRDIQIAADLRSGVGAQNRFIYGYQLDFWTPDNQGAKYPRLQNSNKFDNANHNVSPASDFWNVNAAYFRLKTVELGYDFKKVLLNNAKWISNLRLSLSGNNVFTISDAVKYGYDPETASTAGYGYPVVRTYAMRLSLGF